In Gordonia phthalatica, one genomic interval encodes:
- a CDS encoding class I SAM-dependent methyltransferase, translated as MPETTADTLPLAGRKDEDMPGHWLLARMGKRVLRPGGKELTRHLLADAALAGADVVELAPGLGKTATEILEHSPRSYVGIEADPQAVALTEQAIVGRGTVRHADADATGLDDASADAVVGEAMLTMQTERGKSAIIDEAFRVLRPGGRYAVHELSLHPDTLSDDAKTEIRKALARSIKVNARPLTEVEWRELFEKAGFEVEQVRFAPMALLETRRMIADEGIVGTLKIGYNIARNAAARKRILDMRSVFIRYRDQMSAIEVIVRKPRVAE; from the coding sequence ATGCCTGAAACCACCGCCGACACGCTGCCCCTCGCCGGGCGAAAAGACGAAGACATGCCGGGCCACTGGCTCCTGGCCCGCATGGGCAAGCGGGTCCTCCGGCCGGGCGGCAAGGAACTGACCCGGCACCTGCTGGCCGACGCCGCCCTGGCCGGTGCCGACGTCGTCGAATTGGCGCCCGGCCTCGGGAAGACCGCCACCGAGATCCTGGAGCACTCGCCGCGCAGTTACGTCGGCATCGAGGCCGACCCGCAGGCCGTCGCCCTCACCGAGCAGGCGATCGTCGGTCGCGGCACCGTCCGGCACGCCGACGCCGACGCCACCGGGCTCGACGACGCCAGCGCGGACGCCGTGGTCGGCGAGGCGATGCTGACCATGCAGACCGAGCGCGGCAAGTCCGCGATCATCGACGAGGCGTTCCGCGTCCTGCGCCCGGGCGGTCGCTACGCCGTCCACGAGTTGTCGCTGCACCCGGACACGCTGTCCGACGACGCCAAGACCGAGATCCGCAAGGCTCTCGCACGGTCCATCAAGGTCAACGCCCGCCCGCTCACCGAGGTGGAATGGCGCGAGCTGTTCGAGAAGGCCGGCTTCGAGGTGGAGCAGGTCCGCTTCGCGCCGATGGCACTCCTCGAGACGCGTCGCATGATCGCCGACGAGGGCATCGTCGGCACGCTTAAGATCGGATACAACATCGCCCGGAACGCCGCGGCCCGCAAGCGCATCCTCGACATGCGCAGCGTCTTCATCCGGTACCGCGACCAGATGTCGGCGATCGAAGTGATTGTGAGGAAGCCCCGTGTCGCCGAGTGA
- the lpdA gene encoding dihydrolipoyl dehydrogenase, whose product MAEHFQTVVLGAGPGGYVAAIRSAQLGMKTAVIEEKWWGGVCLNVGCIPSKALLRNAELAHVFNHEAKTFGISGEVSFDFGAAFDRSRKVSDGIVKGVHFLMKKNKITEIDGYGVFRDAKTIVVGDREITFDNVIIDTGSTVRLLPGVALSENVVTYETQILTRELPKSIVIVGAGAIGMEFGYVLANYGVDVTIIEFMPRVLPNEDADVSKEIAKAYKKLGVKVLTGTGVQTVDDNGDNVTVTYKDAKGNDGSITVDKVLMSVGFAPRVEGYGLENTGVALTDRGAIAIDDRMRTNVDGIYAIGDVTAKLQLAHVAEAQGIVAVETMAGAETMLLGDYRMMPRATFCQPQVASFGLTEEQARNEGYEITVSKFPFTANGKAMGLNATAGFVKLITNSQTDELLGGHMVGDNVSEMLPELTLAQKWDLTAKELARNVHTHPTMSEAMQETFHGAIGHMINL is encoded by the coding sequence GTGGCTGAACATTTTCAAACAGTTGTCCTGGGAGCCGGTCCTGGCGGGTACGTGGCCGCGATCCGGTCCGCCCAGTTGGGCATGAAGACCGCAGTGATCGAAGAGAAGTGGTGGGGAGGCGTCTGCCTCAACGTCGGGTGCATCCCGTCGAAGGCGTTGCTGCGCAACGCTGAACTCGCCCACGTCTTCAACCACGAGGCCAAGACCTTCGGCATCAGCGGCGAGGTGAGCTTCGACTTCGGGGCCGCCTTCGACCGCAGTCGGAAGGTCTCCGACGGCATCGTCAAGGGCGTTCACTTCCTGATGAAGAAGAACAAGATCACCGAGATCGACGGGTACGGCGTCTTCCGCGACGCGAAGACCATCGTCGTCGGCGATCGCGAGATCACCTTCGACAACGTCATCATCGACACCGGATCCACCGTCCGTCTCCTCCCCGGCGTCGCGCTCAGCGAGAACGTCGTCACCTACGAGACCCAGATCCTCACCCGCGAACTCCCGAAGTCGATCGTCATCGTCGGCGCCGGCGCCATCGGCATGGAGTTCGGCTACGTTCTCGCCAACTACGGCGTCGACGTCACCATCATCGAGTTCATGCCGCGCGTGCTCCCGAACGAGGACGCGGACGTCTCCAAGGAGATCGCCAAGGCGTACAAGAAGCTCGGCGTCAAGGTCCTCACCGGCACCGGCGTGCAGACCGTCGACGACAACGGCGACAACGTCACCGTCACGTACAAGGACGCCAAGGGCAACGACGGCAGCATCACCGTCGACAAGGTCCTCATGTCCGTCGGCTTCGCGCCGCGCGTCGAGGGCTACGGCCTGGAGAACACCGGCGTCGCCCTCACCGACCGCGGCGCCATCGCGATCGACGACCGCATGCGCACCAACGTCGACGGCATCTACGCCATCGGCGACGTCACAGCCAAGCTGCAGCTGGCCCACGTCGCCGAGGCCCAGGGCATCGTCGCCGTCGAGACCATGGCCGGCGCCGAGACCATGCTGCTCGGCGACTACCGCATGATGCCGCGCGCCACGTTCTGCCAGCCGCAGGTCGCATCGTTCGGCCTCACCGAGGAGCAGGCGCGCAACGAGGGCTACGAGATCACCGTCTCGAAGTTCCCCTTCACCGCCAACGGCAAGGCCATGGGCCTGAACGCGACTGCCGGTTTCGTCAAGCTCATCACCAACTCGCAGACCGACGAACTGCTCGGCGGCCACATGGTCGGCGACAACGTCTCCGAGATGCTGCCGGAGCTGACGCTCGCGCAGAAGTGGGACCTGACCGCCAAGGAACTCGCCCGCAACGTCCACACCCATCCGACGATGAGTGAGGCCATGCAGGAGACCTTCCACGGCGCGATCGGCCACATGATCAACCTGTAG
- a CDS encoding TetR family transcriptional regulator encodes MASETRASSTRARLLDAAAKLLADVPYDALSVRAVCAAAGANPAAVHYHFGSKEALVSALLQDRFESTWASPLDGLAARPRTVGDIVDAILDPLVALRADAETAPTVRVLAEFVIANPRAQWNSRWFGMAPWTDLLLDTVPDLDVGAAQHRWRFAFTVLMTELAQPREFTPESVAALRDFLTAGLSGPSKDPR; translated from the coding sequence ATGGCCTCCGAGACTCGAGCGAGCAGCACCCGCGCACGGCTGCTCGACGCCGCCGCGAAACTCCTCGCGGACGTCCCCTACGACGCCCTCTCCGTGCGCGCCGTCTGCGCGGCTGCGGGCGCCAACCCGGCCGCGGTCCACTACCACTTCGGCTCCAAGGAGGCGCTGGTCTCGGCGCTGCTTCAGGACCGCTTCGAATCCACCTGGGCCAGCCCGCTCGACGGACTCGCCGCCCGGCCGCGGACCGTCGGCGACATCGTCGACGCGATCCTCGATCCGCTCGTCGCCCTGCGTGCCGATGCCGAGACGGCGCCGACCGTCCGCGTGCTGGCCGAGTTCGTCATCGCGAATCCGCGCGCGCAGTGGAACAGCCGCTGGTTCGGCATGGCGCCATGGACCGACCTCCTCCTCGACACCGTCCCCGACCTCGATGTCGGCGCCGCCCAGCACCGCTGGCGGTTCGCCTTCACGGTCCTCATGACCGAACTCGCACAGCCCCGCGAGTTCACGCCCGAATCCGTCGCAGCCCTCCGCGACTTCCTCACCGCCGGCCTGTCCGGCCCGTCGAAAGATCCCCGATGA
- a CDS encoding DNA-3-methyladenine glycosylase family protein has protein sequence MIDRVLEPGFPLAVRATLSVHRRGSGDPAYRVAADGSVWRAVHTPDGPGTIAVGAGREIRLRAWGPGAAWLLDSAPGMLGLHDDPSALTPHDAAVARLVAKVPYLRLGRTDRVWEALVAGVMEQKVTGTEAYRGWRYLLTRYGEPAPGPVPDDMRVPPPRARWREITEADWHRSGLEAVRARTIRTAATVDVERKADRLTALRGIGPWTAAHTRIRALGDPDAVPIGDYHTPSVVGTALIGEKVDDDGMLELLEPYAGQRYRVIRLCELGGGMPERRGPRMSVRDYRSM, from the coding sequence ATGATCGACCGCGTGCTGGAGCCGGGCTTCCCGCTCGCCGTGCGCGCGACGCTGTCGGTGCATCGGCGGGGGAGCGGCGATCCCGCGTACCGTGTCGCGGCGGACGGCTCGGTCTGGCGCGCAGTGCACACGCCCGACGGTCCGGGAACCATCGCGGTCGGCGCGGGCCGCGAGATCCGACTGCGCGCCTGGGGACCGGGTGCCGCGTGGCTGCTCGACTCCGCGCCGGGCATGCTCGGCCTGCACGACGACCCGTCCGCGCTGACCCCGCACGACGCCGCCGTCGCCCGCCTGGTCGCGAAAGTTCCGTACCTGCGGCTCGGTAGAACGGACCGGGTGTGGGAGGCGTTGGTCGCCGGCGTGATGGAGCAGAAGGTGACCGGCACCGAGGCCTACCGCGGGTGGCGGTACCTCCTGACCCGCTACGGCGAGCCCGCCCCGGGGCCGGTGCCCGACGACATGCGGGTGCCCCCGCCGCGTGCCCGGTGGCGGGAGATCACCGAGGCGGACTGGCATCGCAGCGGGCTGGAGGCGGTGCGCGCCAGGACGATCCGGACTGCGGCGACCGTCGACGTGGAACGGAAGGCCGACCGGCTCACCGCGCTGCGCGGCATCGGACCGTGGACGGCCGCGCACACCCGGATCCGCGCGCTCGGCGACCCGGACGCCGTCCCGATCGGCGACTACCACACACCCTCAGTGGTCGGCACGGCGCTGATCGGGGAGAAGGTCGACGACGACGGGATGCTGGAACTGCTGGAACCCTATGCGGGGCAGCGCTACCGGGTGATCCGGCTGTGCGAGCTCGGCGGTGGGATGCCGGAGCGCCGCGGGCCGCGGATGTCGGTGCGGGACTACCGCTCGATGTAG
- a CDS encoding carboxymuconolactone decarboxylase family protein, whose product MTTPRVSPGTFGDLGPINWLVVRAMSLATGTDNAHIFSTLGRSKGLFRGWLHFSSRMMPFGELSRRETEMIIIRVAHRRSCQYELDHHRRLGARAGIDAAAFGQILDGPDAGWGDRERTLLLAVDELVDTRDIADATWDALRRHLTERKAIAFVLLVGQYDMLATTISTLRVQRDEF is encoded by the coding sequence ATGACCACACCTCGCGTCAGTCCCGGCACCTTCGGCGATCTCGGTCCGATCAACTGGCTCGTCGTCCGCGCCATGTCTCTCGCGACGGGTACCGACAACGCGCACATCTTCTCCACCCTCGGCCGCAGCAAGGGGCTGTTCCGCGGCTGGCTGCACTTCTCCTCGCGGATGATGCCCTTCGGTGAGCTGTCGCGCCGCGAGACGGAGATGATCATCATCCGCGTCGCCCACCGGCGGTCGTGCCAGTACGAGCTCGACCATCACCGCAGGCTCGGCGCCCGCGCGGGAATCGACGCCGCCGCGTTCGGGCAGATCCTCGACGGCCCCGACGCCGGCTGGGGCGACCGCGAACGCACCCTCCTGCTGGCCGTCGACGAACTCGTCGACACCCGCGACATCGCCGATGCCACCTGGGACGCCCTGCGCCGCCACCTGACCGAACGCAAGGCCATCGCCTTCGTCCTTCTGGTGGGCCAATACGACATGCTCGCGACCACCATCTCCACGCTGCGCGTCCAGCGCGACGAGTTCTGA
- a CDS encoding class I SAM-dependent methyltransferase, giving the protein MTTIAQRLMGVPVFSQIYEQLWRPVFTRGFSLGGSSTVDYDRALRAYLARTGDRMVLDVACGPGNYSDDASRGLVGDGQYVGIDFSASMLAQAHAANPGERVSYVRGDAHHLPFPDGTFDTVLCLAALYLIPDPLPVLDEMLRVAKPGGEIVVFTSVRASIAALPGAEAVAGVSGLRIFGRRELLEHLEALGAEHVEQTVTGVGQYIHARRPLAG; this is encoded by the coding sequence ATGACGACCATCGCGCAACGACTGATGGGCGTGCCCGTCTTCTCCCAGATCTACGAACAGCTGTGGCGGCCGGTCTTCACCCGGGGATTCAGCTTGGGCGGATCGTCGACCGTCGACTACGACCGCGCGCTGCGCGCCTACCTGGCTCGGACCGGCGACCGGATGGTGCTCGACGTGGCGTGCGGCCCGGGCAACTACAGCGACGACGCCTCCCGCGGCCTGGTCGGCGACGGCCAGTACGTGGGCATCGACTTCTCCGCGTCGATGCTCGCGCAGGCCCACGCGGCGAACCCCGGCGAGCGGGTCTCCTACGTGCGGGGCGACGCCCACCACCTCCCCTTCCCGGACGGAACCTTCGACACCGTCCTGTGCCTCGCGGCGCTGTATCTGATCCCCGATCCGCTCCCCGTCCTCGACGAGATGCTGCGCGTGGCCAAACCCGGCGGGGAGATCGTCGTCTTCACCTCGGTCCGTGCGTCGATCGCCGCACTGCCGGGCGCCGAGGCCGTCGCCGGAGTGTCCGGCCTGCGGATCTTCGGCCGTCGAGAACTGCTGGAGCACCTGGAGGCCTTGGGCGCGGAGCACGTGGAGCAGACCGTCACCGGCGTCGGACAGTACATTCACGCCCGCCGCCCATTGGCAGGATAG
- a CDS encoding cupin domain-containing protein translates to MSPSEPSLLDLTPTSYTYLTGLNAPNDGDTGAKPAIKKINKSDTETIVRLSFKAGQVMAEHMAVHPIVVLGQAGEIDFTVDGATVRLEVGTAIRVEARVPHSLTAVTDGTVALIVVHGR, encoded by the coding sequence GTGTCGCCGAGTGAACCGTCGCTGCTTGATCTGACGCCGACGTCGTACACCTATCTGACCGGGCTCAACGCCCCGAACGACGGTGACACCGGCGCCAAACCGGCGATCAAGAAGATCAACAAGAGCGACACCGAGACCATCGTGCGACTGTCGTTCAAGGCCGGGCAGGTGATGGCCGAGCACATGGCCGTGCACCCGATCGTCGTGCTCGGACAGGCCGGCGAGATCGACTTCACGGTCGACGGCGCGACCGTCCGGCTCGAGGTCGGCACCGCGATCCGCGTGGAGGCCCGCGTTCCGCACAGTCTGACCGCCGTGACCGACGGTACTGTGGCATTGATAGTGGTCCACGGGCGCTGA